GGAATCactatgtaataaaaaaaatgtattttcggTTTCAAAAAGCTTTGTGCCTCTTGTCAATCTAGTTAAGGTGGCTTGTCTTGTTTTCCCAGGGTCCAGAGGAGCCTCAAGAAGCTGAATCAGATCAATATACAAAAGATCAAACAACATCAAAGAGTGCTGAAGTAGGACAAGTAATGACAGAAGAGGAATATGAAGAGTGGAGGAAAGAAAGGGAGGGTGGAAAGCCAGATGAACAAGACGCTGGCATAGATTGGGGAATGGGTGAGATTTGACACTGATATGAACTCTGGATATTGTGTATAGGTATTTGAGTACATTATTGTACTTGTGATATTCACATAGCCCTTTTAAGTTTGAGAATTAAAATCATGTAAGCCTTTTCAGAAACCAGGATCTGCTTTTGTTAACCTTAGTTTTTTCATCTCAGGAGAGGATGCTGTTGAAGAGCCTGCTTACCCAGCTGACTTTGGAGATGTTGAGAAAGAATCTGAACAACATCACTTTAAAGATCCTAAAAAGACGTTAAGAGGATTCTTTGAAAGAGAAGGTTTGGTGATATGTCAATATACAGCATCCATCCTTCCAGATCCTAAGCACAGACTGCAAACAATTCTCTGAATTTTAAAATGCCTGGAAAGACCAAGATCCAATGGAAATTTCCAGGATCCTGTTCatgaataaatgaaaaatataaTGTTGTAGACATTTCTTTTCTGGTGCTCAGCTATTAATATGTATTCTCCATTAGCTGCCCATGGTATTGCATCTACCTTTGTTATCTcatgataataattatctcatctGAAGTATCTCCTGATAACATCTCATGATTACCGTAAGCTATGGTACTCTTATTGAGAAACCCAAGTCTTCCTCACTTTGTTATGCTTCTCAATAGGGCTTGAACTAGAGTATGATGTGGAGGAGAAAGGACCTGGACATGCCAGAGTTTATCACTGCAAAGTCAAGTATGACTGctgtaatagaccattttatagttgtgtgcttagttgtcaggcctttgaatgaaagtgaggctggagttgacctgaTTTTGATAGACACCTCCCTGCTTTTTGTTGTGTTAAtaatgctgttctcatgctaataaGAAGCAATTTACATAAGAAGGCTTCAAGAGGAGTGAGAtctctatcaaaacaaggtcaactccagcctcactttcttTCAAAGGCCACCCAACTAAGCCCACAACTCTAAAATGGTATATTTAGCATTACCATCTAGTGTAACAGTATGTTATTATGTTGATATGTTTTATTGAGATTGAGTCCCTAGCTGgcttaacttaaaaaaaatgtattgttTAGGCTGCCCATTGATGGTCCTAGTGGAGAACCTCTTTATGCAGAAGCAGCTGTTGCTGGAAGAAAGAAGGAAGCAGTTCTTGAATGTGCTCAGGAAGCTTGCAGAATGTTGGATGCAGCAGGTCTACTGAGACAATCATCACATGGTAAAAATATTATCTTAAAAAACTTTTGTTGACTTCCTAAAATGCATTTACTTTGGACTACTGGTGGAAATTTGGAATTATTACTCTAACTTATAAGTGAACTCTTAAATTTATTACCAGAAAGCAGAAAGCACAAAGAGAAAAACTGGGAAGAAAATGATTTTTATGACAGTGATGAAGACTCCTTTTTGGATAGAACTGGATCAGGTTAGTTTTAGGTTGTTATGGTGACCTATCAAGCAAAAACACTGTTTCTTATTTAATTCATTTGTAAAGAGAGGGTTTTCAGCTGAAATTCTGCTGAATAACAGTTATTTGCCTTACATGTGTAGTTGAGAAGAAGAGAAATCAAAGAATGAAGCGCGCTGGTAAGGATAAGCCAAATACGGAAACGTATGAAACATTGGTgagttgaaaaataaataacttttaTCAGACAAATTGTTAGCAATATTATCTTTGCAGCACGATGTACATACATAGAATCATATTTCTGAATTGATCGTCAAGTAACCTAGATGTGCACACtgtaactaataattattggtattaACTTTTTGATTGAGGATGGGATGAACAAGTTATCAATGtgcttaaagaaaaaatcaaggaaaaatttaataaacaaTACATCTTAATGCAAGTAAAACTTTAACTGTTTGTGACTATAACATGTCACACATTTTAGTCTCTTAAATGTATTAAGTAAAAATAATGTAATTGATTGTTTTAGACGTCTAAGTTGGAGGCATTAGAGAAAGAAATTCAGGGTTATGAAAGCAAATTACAGAAGGATGCAGCTGGTATGTTTTACATGAATATAACtagaaaaatattgtttttccattttgatGATGGAAGCAAACCTTCCTCTAACTTCACAGCTTAATTCTTAGAGCTTGCACCCATGTAAATGACTGAAAttgtggagaaaaaaatttgctCTTGTATGTGTCACCACCCACTATTTCAATGTTGGATTTCTAAATTCATTGATACTAATTATCTTGCAGATACTTTTTTTTGAGTCAGTGTAttttttataaatttttataTTGTTTCTCAGGCAACAAGGGTGGAAACTTGGAGGGTGTCGACTCCCTGGATCATTTCATGGTTTCCCTTGGAACATCCATTGATaaggcaacaaaaacaaagtttaGAAGAGTGATAGTTGAGCTGAAGAAGgtgctaaagaaatttttatcttttcagcCTTTTTGCTTGCTGAGTTTCTTAAATAAGCATTtctcattttattgctttatgtACCGGTAATTCTAACTGATGTTTTTTGGTTACTTATTAGGAAAGGGAAAGACTTCTTAAACTCTTGAACATTGCAAAACCAACTAACCTGCCACCATGTGCACAGTAAGTATTGTATTAATTATAAAAATGTTGGTGTTTGTGAACCTATTCACTCAAAAGTTCATGATTTAACTCAGTCTGTTAGCCAGAGAAAAATCCTTTGGGCACTGTTATGGGTGAAAAGGAAGAAGAATAAAGCTaattcagataaaaaaaaaacatatgaCTGGTTACTCTAAAATTAATATAAGCTTGGTGGCAATAATGTTATTGTAAATCACAGGGGCAGATGTAGTGAGTGGTTGATCTTGCACTTCTTTACAGTAACTGTTCACAACTGTTGTGAAACAGCAGAAAACTAAAGTAacttcattttcaaacattATGTTAAACAGGTCTGTTTCAAGTGAATTAGCAGCCAAGAATGGTAAGTTTCAGGTCACACGATGATGAAGCACAAGTAATAtttaaagaatgaaaaaacaagaaaagttaaAGGATGGATGGGAAACTTCCCATtcttcattaatattttgttctttgttcaaaagaaaaggaaacccACACAGATAGTGTAAGTGAAGGGAGCAATTTAACATCAATAACAACAGAGGACAAGAACACAGATTTGCGGCATCCTTCAGCGGCAGGTGATTTAGAGGCAACTGAAGAATCCAGGGAAGCAAATCCTTCAGAAAGAAGAGAATTCGCTGTTCCTGCATTACCACCTTTTTCCAcaagaacaaataaaaaagaggaTAAAGCTCCTGAAACATTGGTGAAAGATAAAGAAAGAGCAGTCATTTGTGAGGACAAAACCCTCTTGCAAAATGACAGTGAGAATCAGCAAGGAAGGAAACGACCAGGATCAGatgatgctgaaaaagaacagAATGATAAGACAGAAGAAAAGGTGAGTTATTATTGGTGCAGTGTGGTCATCAAATTTCAACTAAGGTGTCTCAATTAGtgtactataataataatattcttcCTACTTCTGGCTTAATGTAAAAAAATCTTAGTTTACCAAAAGTAATCAGACTTTTTGCAGAGGAGCTTCAAGAGTTAGATTAATTTTTTATGAGGTTTTTTGTTATGTAAATATGAACTAAACGAATCCACTTTGTACCAAAAGCAAGattgtttcattaatttttagatCATGAGatcaccaaagaaaaagaagcccAAGCGGTCATTTCATGTACCATCTCAATGGGAAGCTGTTAGTGATCCAACATATGCAGCCTGGACACCACCAGAGGGTCAGAATGTTTCCTGAAATATTCACAAATATTTATCaagaaataatgataataataattattagtattattattagagcaagtaaaaattaaaaaaaatgatagttAGTGGCAAAAGATAGGCCTGGAAAATTCAAACCTGAACAGGACTCAAACCCTGAGGCTGCTTAAGTAATGCAGCAAAGCTGAAAAGATCATTAATGTTAATTAAAATGCAACTGTTCTTATTGGGCTTATTACTCGAACTTTATTCTTATTGTTTTACAGGGCAGACAGGTGATGGGAAAACACATCTAAATGAAAAGTTTGGCTACTAACGAATGCTGCTTTTAATGATGGAGTGCTTTGTAtcatttcaaaataacatgatggaGATAATTGAAAAATTGTAATTAAACttggttttttatttttcagttttcatctgTTACTGCTAACAATGCAATCTATCACAACTCAGTAAGACAATATCACATGCAGTTAACCTTACTAATATCTACTTACTGTTCATATTGAAAAGTAACATAAGTCCAGCTTTTTtagcaaaagaaaacaatgccAAGAACTTCAGTAGTCTAGACCTTTTCTTAAAAATACTCTCTTGATATGAGAtgaagttaaattatttttctcttgaaagattTTTTGCACAAGACATGTTTCAtgcatgtttaatttttaatccCCTTCCCTTGCCATTCTGCAAAGATATGTGGCATACATGATTGACaaatgcaaatattttcaagAGGTAGTTAAGAGTTCTTCTTATCTTCTTCTGCCTTGTCTAACAGCAGTGATCTTATTCCAACTTTCTGCAGTTCCTCAATCAGCTCTCCATTTTGGTGCATCTGCATCATAATGTCACAGCCTCCAAGAAACTCCCCACCAATGTAAACTTGAGGGATTGTAGGCCAACTTGAATACTCTTTAACTCCTTGTCTCAATCCTTCGTCCTCCAGAACATTGTAATTTCCATAACCGTCAACACCGTGCATTCCAAGGATTTGAATAACAACGTTGCTGAAACCACACATAGGTTGTTCAGGAATACCTTTCATAAACACAACTACCTTGTCTTTTTTGATGACTTCGTCGATTCTTTCGTTTGTCCACTGAGCCTTCTGCTCACTGAAAGACCTGAACTTCGTTGCAACAAAAAAGGGAGCAGGGTTGTGGCGTAAAACTTTAGAGGCCAATTTTTGCAAGCCAAGGGCAGCCATATTTATCAGACTCGTTTCCAGTTTCCCCATCATGATAGAACTTAAAAAACTGGGGCGAGGTCAAAGCTTCGTTACATGATGAAGTTATTACAGCCTAGTGAAGTCGTTCATTCATTCATGCACCCTTGAAAGAAATAAGGCGAAGTGTCCACCTCAAGTATTTGTTTTAAGACTTATTGAATATTCGATTTCGTATTTTCAAAAGGAGGCGAAGCGCCATAATTGCTCTCGTTTTGTTATCTTTATTTGCCGGAAGTGTTACATGAAAGACCTTTCAAGAGTcttgatttctagtttctaaagaaactgaggtgctgcttcggtggaagagtgaaataaaaattggctattatcaaacgagttgatagaggTTGAAcagccaccgtgaaagatttagaaagctgacgtttcgagcgttagcccttcgtcagagctaatAAAGGAATCGTTGGGTGTCGTAGGTTTACATGggagtgtggaggagctttgccattggtgaacaTACGGTGATAAGAATTGAatataaaacccaatttttctttcaagatgCTGCCGTTGTGCACGTAAACAGGGCAGCAACTTTAAGCAAAAAGAGATGTTTTACCGAAGTTAATCCAAAGGTAAAGACTTGACAAGTGTGTCGTCGCCGAACTCAATTCTTATGATTGCCACTAAATGTTTTAATATTTCGTGGCAATCATAAGCCTTGAGTAGTTTAAAAAATTCTCATGAACGCTTAAAAGCGTTCATGAGAAATTTTTACGTTTTGTTGCAGTTACATGGCGTTAAATTAAAAGGATTCTTGTGGCAGTGAAAAGGTGACTGAGAGGGAATATCGTTGACTGGTGAATTACCTTCAGTCCTTTTGTTGCCTAGCCTCGTTTGACAACGACTCACCATCGGGGTTCATCATGATTCCCTTAGTTCCTTTGCAATGTCAGCAAAATAAAGACAGGACATCGTGAACTGAATCCCCGTTATGTACTCAGTATCATTCCTGGCTTAGAAATCATTGACCTGGCTTAAAAACCATTGACTTGATCATTCCATTTTGAACGTTAAGgaggacaaagaaagaaattgatAAAATGCGAAACGCACTTCAAGGGTCACTGGTTTTGCTTATTAACCCAATCATTGTTATGTACCGTTACAGGACGCCATTATCGACGAGGAAGTAATAAATCAAATCTATAAAACTGTAACGATATAGAAACTGTCCGCTTACGTACTGCACTTAAAGCTTCACACTGAATCAACAGCTATTTCTAAGCTATTTAGGTGACATATTTCTACCACAGAGATAAAGGCAGCGTTTGCGAAAGCTGTTGGCCACAATTAATGCGGGATTTCACGTAAGCGTGCGTTCACCAGATTAACCTCACATATATATCATCCCCAACTAATTTCGTAAACAGGAGAAAAGGTCATGGCGATTAATTAAAGTACAATGAGCACACTTTCATAACAGGAAAAGAATGTTTATCCCCGCAGTTCAAATGACAGGTCGAGACAAGAACAATATAGTCAAGTGTATTATCtctaaaaatagtttttttgGGCGCGTGAAACGGTTAGCACGGGCAGACATATCACATTATGTAAGCTTAATCATTGTGttcaaaaaaagagaaatgacaGTTCCTAAACTACCAACTCttattcatttctttgataAAATTTTCCCTCATTTGTTTGATGATTTTCTTGGATTTTGCCATCAAGTTGAAGATTCCGGATTTATTCGATCATTCAGTTATCAATTGACAACAGAAGGGCCAAAGATCCCGTTGAGATTTGTTTGCCGGAGAAGAACGCATAATTTGGTCGACAAAACCCCAACAGAGTCTTGTTCAAATAAATTGTGTATTTTCAGTTATGTAATAACACTCCGTTACAGTATTAATATTCTTCTTCACCTCTCCAATTTCTGTCTTACTTCAGGCTGAAGGTCTAAAGCTGTATTCCCTTTCCGACCAGAGGAACAGGCATTTATCTTTCCGGTTGCCTTTAATGCATTTTCACTTATTATGCAACTGTAGTGTAACTCATGCGCTTTATCATATTGTTTGACCGTCTTTCCCCAAAGAATTGAACTTTAGACCTCGTGTCTGCGAGCTAATGTACGCGTGAATAGGTGAAATACAATTCGTAGACTACAGAAAAATGGCTAACATGTATATCATAAGGGAAAGGAAAAGGGTTTCAATTGTGAATAAAGTACATGCCAATGATTCTCCGGGCTTGAAAAAGTAAACTCATCCGTatttaaaagtgaagaaaaggaaaaacttcATGATGACACTATTTTTCGAAGGTTGCGAGAAACCACGTTTTAGgaaaaatgtcttttttattTGCCACCAATGTTTGTGAATTTTCGGGAATGTTTGATCGAAAGCTGACAAAAATCAGTTTCTTGACATCATCGGGATGTTCGAGCTGCTCCATAAAACATCGACGTCAGTAATTTCACACTCATTTTACGGTGCCTACGAAACCTGACAGACGACATGGGAGGACAAGTTTCACGAAGTGATTGGATATGGTCCTACACTGCCGAGCCACATGCTACAAGGAGAAAGGAAATCTTAGGTAAGATACTGTTCACCGGCAAGCACGCCATTTAATCAGTTAGAATTGACCGATGGCAGATAACTTGCATTTTTTGCCTAATGCTAGTGAAGATCTGATTGCAATGACAACGAAACCATTCGGCAGTTCTCTTACATAAGCCTTTGTGAAAACTAATGAtagagaaatgtttttttgataTTTCTGTTTTCTGATTGTAGCAGAAGCTTTTTTTCACAGAAATTGTGTTGCAAAAGATTTTTTATACCGATATGAAAGATAGGCCTTGCTTCAATAACGAGATCGTTAGACACTCCTATGACTCCCTTTTCAATCTCACAGAAGGTGCGACTAGAACAGAAAGGCAACAGAGGATGAGGGCCGATAACTTAATGCAAACGATAAATTTCATTCGCCAGTTCCTAAATTCACCTTCTGATCGATGTGAATTTCACGATTTTTATTCACTGTTGTCgcacattttttttctacaatTTGATTGGGTCAGAGCAACTCCGCAGTAAAATGTATTGCGCATGTGTGAACGAGTCGAATGTCCGGTACCTTTGAGGTATGTGTTGTCAAGTTCGTTCAAGGTCAGCTTTCGCATTTGATCCaaattttaatagttttttgtAAAACAGTTCGTTGTAACAAGTCCCAATTTACTAAAGTTTTGCTTGTATTTAGTCATGATATAGATAACCAATCAACCATAACCATGTACATGCAAGCAGCCATTATTCTCTCAATCCATCCGCCCGTTACTTCAGTTACATACACACGAAGTCTCCTCCTATCTTACAAAAATTTCGACCTCGTTCTCGGGATGcctcttcttcccttcccctgAAGGTCCAGggaaagggaagaagagagacaaTGGAACGAGGTTGCAAAAATTCGAGGCGGGGCAAGAGTTGAGCTATTGAAtaatgttttttaaattttattttcagctaAATATCCCCAAATCAAGAAATTGATGGGATTAGACCCCAATCTCAAGTATCAAATAATGCTTGTGATGGCGATCCAGATGGGAATGGTGTACGCATCGCAATTCATGTCATGGCCACTGGTGATTTTGATGTCATACACACTTGGTGGACTGGTCAACCACTCCCTGTGTCTGGGAATCCATGAAATTTCGCACAACTTGGCTTTTGGTCACTCCCGTCCCTTTCTCAACAGGCTGTTTTCGGTGTTTGCTAATCTTCCCGTTGGCGTACCAATAGCAGTTACCTTCAAAAAGTACCACTTGCAGCATCATAGGTATCAGGGAGATGTGGAACTTGATGGAGACTTGCCAACAAAATTTGAATCTCAATTTTTTGTCAACTCAGCAACCAAATTGTTGTGGGTGTTAATGATGCCATTTTGGTTCGGTATACGCCCTATTCTTGTATACCCAACATGGCCTCAACCTCTGGAAATTATCAATAATATACTTCAGTTTGCTTTCAATTATTGGATATATCAGCTCTGGGGTGGAAAGGCACTTTTCTGTTTGGTAGGAAGCATGTTATTTGGGATGAGTCTCCATCCTGCCGCTGGCCACGCGATCGCCGAGCACTACCAGTTCCAAGATGACGTTGAAACCTATTCCTATTATGGTCCATTAAACTGGTTCCTCTTCAACATTGGTTACCACAATGAGCACCACGACTTCCCCAATATCCCTGGATCCAGACTTCCTAAGTTGCAGGAGATTGCACCCGAATATTACAAGCCCTTGCCACATCATACCTCGTACTCCAAGGTCATTTACGAATTCATCACAAATCCAACGATTGGTCCCTTCTCCAGAACGAAGCGGCAAGGAAACCGACCTGGACCTGAAGATCTGAAGGTAGACTAGTTGTGAGAAACTGACTTCTTTCTCTCTGGACAGTGTTCTGTGTTTTGTGTTTGACGTCATTAACATGGACATTTTAATTTGGTTTTGTTGATTTTATTGTTGGTTTATTTTTCGCACGCTATGTAGAGTAGTAGTTTGTCCAAGGTGCACGCTTTGAGTATGAGAACACTGGCTAAATATCTGTGGGTTTTTTTTAAGCGTTTCGAATCGTATTTTCGCTAGATGTTTGCTGCATTATCTATTAGTAGTTTTATAGATTTTCTTTGAAACTTTTTTCAGCCATTatctaattcttgttgtttgttATGTAGCCGGCGAAGCTTCATGTGACTTCTTATATCTTTTTAACTATATTCAACACTTTACGATTTAATTTCATGCCAGCGAATGAAATGGAAGGGTCCTTGACATCATTTAGCTCAATTTTTCTTATTGGGTTATTTAATGTAATATTAATGTTGCTGGTTTAGGCATGTtacaataaaagaaaacttgtcCATGAACCGTGTTTCGTGTCAGTTTTGGGGTGTAAATAAATTTCCTGAATTAATACACTTATCAGCGGTCATCCCGAGGACGTTCGCGGGCATGGCGCGGGATTTTTTAGCTTTGGTTGCCAATTTTAAGCCCGAGATGGGGGTATTGTATTGCTTTTGTACTTTCGCAGCAAGATCCCCTGACAGACCCTCGGGGTTCGTAGTGTCACCGCCATATTTGAGATGGTCGGAGCTGGAAACACTGCTAATGGGTGTGATCGTCACTGTGAGGTTATCTTGTTGGTATAATTTGTAAGGTAGATTCGGCGAGAGTAAAGGCTGCCTCTAGCCTCTAATTTGAAGATCGGATGTGTGTAAAACTATCTATTGTGTCTCGTAAACAAACAGAGGGGCAAGAAAACAGTTCATTGTCTTTTCATTGTTAGttacttgcaaaaaaaaaagctattgctatttacttttttcttgattttatttcGGCCAATCAatataaaacatttcaaaacataTTCCGATAGCGAATCCTAGTTCTCCTTTCTCATTCCATGACTTGCGTGTTAAGCTGCACCTCATTATGTGTAGAAAACAAGTGGAATAGCTTTCTCTACTTACATTTCATTTATAACTCTTACAGGCATAATTACATCTTTTAACATGCACTTTTTGATGCGGCAGAGCACACTTTCTTACCCCCAGGGAAGGGACATTAGTGGctttttgttaaaaaatctTGCTTTAGGGTAACTGAATTTAACGATTTTGTCTGGGAAAGAATTTGCGACAagtaatggcaattttaagGATTTAGAAATCGAGGAACTTATCGACAAAGAAACAGTAGACGACTTATGAGAACACTTGTATTCATTGAGTTTTGAAATGGATTTCAATGCATTTAAAATTGCTTCTTTATTACATGGAGGGAGGGTGGGAGGGGGTACAACCTTAATTTTCGCGATaattaatattttagcaagTACTCAATGATAGCAATTTTTTCAATATCGCCAACATTATAATAAAAAACGCCCGGAGGTTCCCCAGGCTCACCCCGCCTGGGATGGCCGATAAGTGCATAAGTTCTTTCAATTCAATCTTTCAGTGTGTTAATTGGTTGAAATAAACGCGCGACGCTACGTCACATTTATTACCCAATCAGAGATTCTCACAACGATCTGACAAGGACGGAGGGCATGAGCTGTGAAATCATCAAGGCGGTTCGTGTTGATACTCGCCATCGCTGCTTTGATTTCACGAATCTTTGCCGTCAGCAACATGGgaggaaaagtttcgaaaaccgaCTTTGAGTGGTCTTCCACTGCCGAGCCACATGCTTCGAGGAGAAAAGAGATCTTAGGTGAGAGAGAGGTTGATTTATTTCCAGTTATCGGGTAGTGAACCGGCAGTGTAACTGGGTTGCCGCCTTCATTAGTTTTCTCCTGCATGTCTCACAAGATCTCGTATGCTTGCTTATGCTTACGTGAGAATGgtgttttgaaaaagaaaataagcgtCTATCACTGTTCAAGTACCAGTCAAGAACCAGCTTCATTCTCACGGATGTCTCGTTCTGAGAAACGCTGGATTTGGGGCTGTGGGTGTAGGATTTACTATTTGAACAACCGGCCCTCCCTTGCTTTAGCCCTTATTTCAGGTACACTTCGCTCAATATTTCAAGGGACCTTTTCTGTAATATTTACACCAAACCGAATCAATTCAATCttcaaaactgaaaaagttaGTTAGTCTCAAAGAATTCATTCGAGTGTGAACTTGCGGGCGACTCATTTCGATTCGTAATCGACGTTTTGATGGCTTTCAAATTAATTAGCGAGAAtctttcatttaatttttttttgggcCTCCACTTTTTCTCCTTGTGTTGAGATTTTGCATTGCTGATTTCGCTTGCGTGCCAGTGGGTAGTGTTTTAATTCAAGGCTGGTTGTTGAAGTAAAGTTTATCAGATCGAAACGACATTATGCAATACAGCGAGGTTGAACTGTTTGTTGGAAAGTAGACATTTGAATTTTGTCTGTCACCTTAAGATTCAAACAAAAGCAATCgtttacaattttgttttgtagCCAAATACCCGCAAATCAAGAAATTGATGGGTTATGATTCAAACTTCAAGTATCAAGTGATGCTGTTAATGGTGATCCAGTTTGGACTGGCGTATGCGATGCAAAATGTGTCCTGGCCATTTCTGTTCCTGGTTGCCTATACCATCGGTGGGGTAATCAACCATGCACTGCTTCTTGCAATCCATGAGATTTCTCACAATTTAGCCTTTGGCCATTCCCGGCCACTTCACAACAGGATCTTTTCACTGATAACTAATCTTCCCATCGGTGTACCATGTgccatttctttcaaaaagtaCCATTTGGAGCATCACAGGTATCAAGGAGATGAGGAACTGGATGTGGACTTGCCAACAGAATTTGAAGCACGAATGTTTTTCAACACTGCAACCAAGCTTGTGTGGGTCATATTCCAGCCATTTTTCTACTCCCTGCGTCCAATGTTTGTTTACCCTCAAAGTCCTCTTCCTCTGGAAATCATAAATTTTGTGCTTCAGTTTAGTTTTGATGCTTTGTTGGTTCATTATTGGGGTTACAAGCCACTTGTTTTTATGATTGCTAGTTCATTATTGGGAATGGGTCTCCACCCTGTTGCTGGtcactttatttctgaacatTACATGTTCACTAAAGGTTATGAAACATACTCTTACTATGGACCACTGAACTGGGTGACCTTCAATGTTGGCTACCATAATGAACATCATGACTTTCCAAGTGTTCCTGGCTCCAGATTGCCATTAGTAAGAGAGATTGCACCTGAATATTACAAAGATTTGCCCCACCATAATTCATGGACCAAAGTAATCTATGAATTCATCATGGACCCAGCTATTGGTCCATATGCTAGAATGAAGCGCAAAGCAATGAAAACCAGGATAGGTGAAGAAAGGGAGGAATGAGGATATAAGTACTTGTCGGTGGGATAAAAATATTGGTCCATGGATATGATTTCCTTCAGACTTGGTTTATCTGAACTCTGCAGAAAGCATGTTATAGAAGTTtcttgcaataataattaccaTTTGCTATTTCAGTGAGGAAGAaacatgtatatttttttttgattGGGTTTTAACTTAAGAAAATATTTGTTGGAAAGGATCGTATAAAAGAAACCAGTAATTTTGTTTCAGAGGGAATCCTTTATAAGCTGTTTTATGTTTGTGATCTTGGTGAGAC
This genomic window from Acropora muricata isolate sample 2 chromosome 2, ASM3666990v1, whole genome shotgun sequence contains:
- the LOC136904170 gene encoding glutaredoxin-related protein 5, mitochondrial-like, encoding MMGKLETSLINMAALGLQKLASKVLRHNPAPFFVATKFRSFSEQKAQWTNERIDEVIKKDKVVVFMKGIPEQPMCGFSNVVIQILGMHGVDGYGNYNVLEDEGLRQGVKEYSSWPTIPQVYIGGEFLGGCDIMMQMHQNGELIEELQKVGIRSLLLDKAEEDKKNS
- the LOC136902079 gene encoding sphingolipid delta(4)-desaturase DES1-like, which gives rise to MGGKVSKTDFEWSSTAEPHASRRKEILAKYPQIKKLMGYDSNFKYQVMLLMVIQFGLAYAMQNVSWPFLFLVAYTIGGVINHALLLAIHEISHNLAFGHSRPLHNRIFSLITNLPIGVPCAISFKKYHLEHHRYQGDEELDVDLPTEFEARMFFNTATKLVWVIFQPFFYSLRPMFVYPQSPLPLEIINFVLQFSFDALLVHYWGYKPLVFMIASSLLGMGLHPVAGHFISEHYMFTKGYETYSYYGPLNWVTFNVGYHNEHHDFPSVPGSRLPLVREIAPEYYKDLPHHNSWTKVIYEFIMDPAIGPYARMKRKAMKTRIGEEREE
- the LOC136907040 gene encoding sphingolipid delta(4)-desaturase DES1-like; amino-acid sequence: MGGQVSRSDWIWSYTAEPHATRRKEILAKYPQIKKLMGLDPNLKYQIMLVMAIQMGMVYASQFMSWPLVILMSYTLGGLVNHSLCLGIHEISHNLAFGHSRPFLNRLFSVFANLPVGVPIAVTFKKYHLQHHRYQGDVELDGDLPTKFESQFFVNSATKLLWVLMMPFWFGIRPILVYPTWPQPLEIINNILQFAFNYWIYQLWGGKALFCLVGSMLFGMSLHPAAGHAIAEHYQFQDDVETYSYYGPLNWFLFNIGYHNEHHDFPNIPGSRLPKLQEIAPEYYKPLPHHTSYSKVIYEFITNPTIGPFSRTKRQGNRPGPEDLKVD
- the LOC136904138 gene encoding kanadaptin-like encodes the protein MADAENSSSENSENNVDNSFMLPPSLPINSSEKSKKRSTGIKEKPTSSQKKETIPELPYKVPSWSGIPDDLYSVEVLKNGCIISNIDLTSKPFYVFGRLPSCDISLEHPSVSRYHAVIQYKQSDSSNSEKGFYIYDLGSTHGTTVNKSPLEPKRYYRLRVGYVFKIGGSSRLFILQGPEEPQEAESDQYTKDQTTSKSAEVGQVMTEEEYEEWRKEREGGKPDEQDAGIDWGMGEDAVEEPAYPADFGDVEKESEQHHFKDPKKTLRGFFEREGLELEYDVEEKGPGHARVYHCKVKLPIDGPSGEPLYAEAAVAGRKKEAVLECAQEACRMLDAAGLLRQSSHESRKHKEKNWEENDFYDSDEDSFLDRTGSVEKKRNQRMKRAGKDKPNTETYETLTSKLEALEKEIQGYESKLQKDAAGNKGGNLEGVDSLDHFMVSLGTSIDKATKTKFRRVIVELKKERERLLKLLNIAKPTNLPPCAQSVSSELAAKNEKETHTDSVSEGSNLTSITTEDKNTDLRHPSAAGDLEATEESREANPSERREFAVPALPPFSTRTNKKEDKAPETLVKDKERAVICEDKTLLQNDSENQQGRKRPGSDDAEKEQNDKTEEKIMRSPKKKKPKRSFHVPSQWEAVSDPTYAAWTPPEGQTGDGKTHLNEKFGY